A stretch of the Amia ocellicauda isolate fAmiCal2 chromosome 10, fAmiCal2.hap1, whole genome shotgun sequence genome encodes the following:
- the LOC136760399 gene encoding protein NDRG1-A isoform X3, which yields MVLEEEDSVFEIDIAEHDIETPYGPIHVTMRGVPKGNRPVILTFHDIGLNHKTCFNSLFNFEDMQEITQHFAVCHVDAPGQQEGASALPTGYNYPSMDQLSDVLPLVLKHFGLKSVIGMAIGAGAYILAKFALHHPDMVEGIVLININPCAEGWMDWAAHKISGWAHALPDMVITHLFGKEEIHNNPGLIHTYRQHITNDINQINLHHFVRSYNSRRDLEIERPVHGANANVKTLKCPALLVVGDSSPAVDAVVECNSKLDPTKTTLLKMADCGGLPQVDQPGKLTEAFKYFIQGMGYMPSASMTRLVRSRTASGSSVTSLEGNRSRAHTGEGNRSRAHTGEGNRSRAHTTEDSRSRAHTDTQVDSNSVDQAVPKSTEVSC from the exons ATGGTGCTTGAGGAGGAAGACTCTGTCTTTGAGATTGATATCGCT GAACATGATATCGAAACACCATATGGTCCCATCCATGTCACCATGCGAGGGGTCCCCAAAGGAAACCGGCCGGTCATCCTGACATTCCACGATATTGGGCTGAACC ACAAGACCTGCTTCAACTCCCTCTTCAACTTTGAGGATATGCAGGAGATCACCCAGCACTTTGCTGTCTGCCATGTGGATGCCCCTGGACAGCAAGAGGGAGCCAGTGCCTTGCCCACTGG ATACAACTACCCCTCTATGGACCAGTTGTCTGATGTTCTTCCACTCGTTCTCAAACACTTTGG TTTGAAGAGTGTGATTGGAATGGCCATTGGTGCCGGGGCCTACATCCTGGCTAAATTtgct TTGCATCATCCTGATATGGTGGAGGGCATAGTGCTGATCAACATTAACCCATGTGCCGAAGGGTGGATGGACTGGGCTGCTCACAAG ATTTCTGGATGGGCCCATGCTTTGCCAGATATGGTGATTACTCATCTGTTTGGAAAG GAGGAAATCCACAACAACCCAGGACTGATCCACACATACCGTCAACACATCACTAATGATATCAACCAGATCAACCTGCATCACTTTGTCAGGTCCTACAACAG CCGAAGAGATCTGGAGATCGAACGACCTGTCCATGGTGCAAATGCGAATGTGAAAACCTTAAA GTGTCCAGCCCTGCTGGTAGTGGGAGACAGTTCACCTGCTGTTGATGCTGTG gtTGAATGTAATTCAAAGTTGGACCCAACAAAGACTACGCTTCTGAAG ATGGCGGACTGTGGAGGGCTACCTCAGGTTGATCAG CCCGGCAAGCTTACAGAAGCCTTCAAATACTTCATCCAGGGCATGGGCTACA tgCCCTCAGCCAGTATGACCAGGTTGGTGAGGTCACGCACTGCCTCCGGCTCCAGCGTCACCTCCCTCGAGGGCAACCGCAGCCGCGCCCACACCGGCGAGGGCAACCGCAGCCGCGCCCACACCGGCGAGGGGAACCGCAGCCGAGCGCACACCACCGAGGACAGCCGCAGCCGAGCACACACCGACACCCAGGTCGACTCCAACTCCGTGGACCAGGCTGTGCCCAAGTCCACTGAAGTGTCTTGTTAG
- the LOC136760399 gene encoding protein NDRG1-A isoform X2: MQRSTAGLPNSWRRAAKGPGCCHPGFIKHPAHPRVAARSKQTHRSRRHLCILGPVVFVCFLWAIAKEHDIETPYGPIHVTMRGVPKGNRPVILTFHDIGLNHKTCFNSLFNFEDMQEITQHFAVCHVDAPGQQEGASALPTGYNYPSMDQLSDVLPLVLKHFGLKSVIGMAIGAGAYILAKFALHHPDMVEGIVLININPCAEGWMDWAAHKISGWAHALPDMVITHLFGKEEIHNNPGLIHTYRQHITNDINQINLHHFVRSYNSRRDLEIERPVHGANANVKTLKCPALLVVGDSSPAVDAVVECNSKLDPTKTTLLKMADCGGLPQVDQPGKLTEAFKYFIQGMGYMPSASMTRLVRSRTASGSSVTSLEGNRSRAHTGEGNRSRAHTGEGNRSRAHTTEDSRSRAHTDTQVDSNSVDQAVPKSTEVSC; the protein is encoded by the exons ATGCAGCGAAGCACAGCAGGATTGCCCAATAGCTGGAGAAGAGCAGCAAAGGGGCCGGGCTGCTGCCACCCAGGCTTTATAAAACACCCAGCACATCCGCGTGTAGCTGCACGGAGTAAACAAACGCACAGAAGTCGCAGGCATTTGTGCATTTTAGGACcggttgtgtttgtgtgctttctCTGGGCTATTGCAAAG GAACATGATATCGAAACACCATATGGTCCCATCCATGTCACCATGCGAGGGGTCCCCAAAGGAAACCGGCCGGTCATCCTGACATTCCACGATATTGGGCTGAACC ACAAGACCTGCTTCAACTCCCTCTTCAACTTTGAGGATATGCAGGAGATCACCCAGCACTTTGCTGTCTGCCATGTGGATGCCCCTGGACAGCAAGAGGGAGCCAGTGCCTTGCCCACTGG ATACAACTACCCCTCTATGGACCAGTTGTCTGATGTTCTTCCACTCGTTCTCAAACACTTTGG TTTGAAGAGTGTGATTGGAATGGCCATTGGTGCCGGGGCCTACATCCTGGCTAAATTtgct TTGCATCATCCTGATATGGTGGAGGGCATAGTGCTGATCAACATTAACCCATGTGCCGAAGGGTGGATGGACTGGGCTGCTCACAAG ATTTCTGGATGGGCCCATGCTTTGCCAGATATGGTGATTACTCATCTGTTTGGAAAG GAGGAAATCCACAACAACCCAGGACTGATCCACACATACCGTCAACACATCACTAATGATATCAACCAGATCAACCTGCATCACTTTGTCAGGTCCTACAACAG CCGAAGAGATCTGGAGATCGAACGACCTGTCCATGGTGCAAATGCGAATGTGAAAACCTTAAA GTGTCCAGCCCTGCTGGTAGTGGGAGACAGTTCACCTGCTGTTGATGCTGTG gtTGAATGTAATTCAAAGTTGGACCCAACAAAGACTACGCTTCTGAAG ATGGCGGACTGTGGAGGGCTACCTCAGGTTGATCAG CCCGGCAAGCTTACAGAAGCCTTCAAATACTTCATCCAGGGCATGGGCTACA tgCCCTCAGCCAGTATGACCAGGTTGGTGAGGTCACGCACTGCCTCCGGCTCCAGCGTCACCTCCCTCGAGGGCAACCGCAGCCGCGCCCACACCGGCGAGGGCAACCGCAGCCGCGCCCACACCGGCGAGGGGAACCGCAGCCGAGCGCACACCACCGAGGACAGCCGCAGCCGAGCACACACCGACACCCAGGTCGACTCCAACTCCGTGGACCAGGCTGTGCCCAAGTCCACTGAAGTGTCTTGTTAG
- the ccn4b gene encoding cellular communication network factor 4b → MRWLLPWILIAASIHQAHFQNSTAMPSVPTVPEQPNRTQYCKWPCKCPKISPRCPPGVSQVMDGCDCCKTCAKQVGETCNEADTCDYHKGLYCDYSADKPRYEKGVCAYMVGIGCEHDGVIYRNGQSFQPSCKYKCLCVNGAIGCVSMCTESLPPRVWCQAPRKVKLPGRCCEQWICDESRKVRKTAPRHTLEVDPGENEVWHKNCVTQTTSWSPCSKTCGRGLSMRISNANDECEMVKETRLCNLRPCEVDITKHIKPGKKCLSVYREDQPHNFTISGCISKKAYRPKYCGVCMDNRCCIPYKSKTIEVQFECPNGSVFSWQVMWINACFCNLSCKNPNDIFADLERYYDDPEIVN, encoded by the exons GCACATTTCCAGAACTCCACCGCCATGCCATCTGTTCCCACGGTGCCAGAGCAGCCTAACAGGACCCAGTACTGCAAGTGGCCCTGCAAGTGTCCCAAGATCTCTCCCCGCTGTCCCCCAGGGGTCAGCCAGGTCATGGACGGCTGCGACTGCTGCAAGACCTGCGCCAAACAGGTGGGGGAGACGTGCAACGAGGCGGACACCTGCGACTACCACAAGGGGCTGTACTGTGACTACAGTGCGGACAAGCCTAGGTACGAAAAAGGAGTGTGTGCAT ATATGGTGGGGATCGGATGTGAGCACGATGGAGTGATCTACCGCAATGGGCAGAGCTTCCAGCCCAGCTGCAAGTACAAGTGCCTCTGTGTGAACGGGGCCATCGGCTGTGTGTCCATGTGCACCGAGTCTCTGCCGCCACGCGTCTGGTGTCAGGCCCCCCGCAAAGTCAAGCTGCCCGGGAGGTGCTGTGAGCAGTGGATCTGCGATGAGTCCAGAAAGGTCCGGAAAACAGCCCCCAGACACACATTAGAAG TGGATCCTGGTGAAAATGAAGTTTGGCATAAGAACTGTGTGACACAGACCACATCTTGGAGTCCTTGCTCTAAAACATGTGGAAGAGGGCTCTCGATGCGAATCTCCAACGCCAACGATGAGTGTGAGATGGTTAAAGAAACCCGGCTTTGTAACCTCAGACCCTGCGAGGTTGACATAACCAAGCACATCAAG CCAGGGAagaagtgtctgtctgtgtacagGGAAGACCAACCCCACAATTTCACCATCTCAGGCTGCATCAGTAAGAAGGCATACAGGCCAAAGTACTGCGGGGTTTGCATGGACAACCGCTGCTGTATTCCGTACAAGTCCAAGACCATTGAAGTCCAGTTCGAGTGTCCCAATGGTTCGGTGTTTTCTTGGCAGGTGATGTGGATCAATGCCTGCTTCTGCAATCTGagctgtaaaaatccaaatgaCATCTTTGCAGATCTGGAGCGCTATTATGATGACCCTGAAATTGTGAACTGA
- the LOC136760399 gene encoding protein NDRG1-A isoform X1: MQRSTAGLPNSWRRAAKGPGCCHPGFIKHPAHPRVAARSKQTHRSRRHLCILGPVVFVCFLWAIAKARSEMTEELQEIHLTETKPLVDRDLPGLREAIQGLETKEHDIETPYGPIHVTMRGVPKGNRPVILTFHDIGLNHKTCFNSLFNFEDMQEITQHFAVCHVDAPGQQEGASALPTGYNYPSMDQLSDVLPLVLKHFGLKSVIGMAIGAGAYILAKFALHHPDMVEGIVLININPCAEGWMDWAAHKISGWAHALPDMVITHLFGKEEIHNNPGLIHTYRQHITNDINQINLHHFVRSYNSRRDLEIERPVHGANANVKTLKCPALLVVGDSSPAVDAVVECNSKLDPTKTTLLKMADCGGLPQVDQPGKLTEAFKYFIQGMGYMPSASMTRLVRSRTASGSSVTSLEGNRSRAHTGEGNRSRAHTGEGNRSRAHTTEDSRSRAHTDTQVDSNSVDQAVPKSTEVSC; encoded by the exons ATGCAGCGAAGCACAGCAGGATTGCCCAATAGCTGGAGAAGAGCAGCAAAGGGGCCGGGCTGCTGCCACCCAGGCTTTATAAAACACCCAGCACATCCGCGTGTAGCTGCACGGAGTAAACAAACGCACAGAAGTCGCAGGCATTTGTGCATTTTAGGACcggttgtgtttgtgtgctttctCTGGGCTATTGCAAAG GCCAGATCAGAAATGACAGAAGAGCTACAGGAAATTCACCTGACTGAGACAAAACCCCTGGTGGACAGGGATCTACCT GGGCTAAGGGAGGCCATTCAGGGTCTTGAGACCAAG GAACATGATATCGAAACACCATATGGTCCCATCCATGTCACCATGCGAGGGGTCCCCAAAGGAAACCGGCCGGTCATCCTGACATTCCACGATATTGGGCTGAACC ACAAGACCTGCTTCAACTCCCTCTTCAACTTTGAGGATATGCAGGAGATCACCCAGCACTTTGCTGTCTGCCATGTGGATGCCCCTGGACAGCAAGAGGGAGCCAGTGCCTTGCCCACTGG ATACAACTACCCCTCTATGGACCAGTTGTCTGATGTTCTTCCACTCGTTCTCAAACACTTTGG TTTGAAGAGTGTGATTGGAATGGCCATTGGTGCCGGGGCCTACATCCTGGCTAAATTtgct TTGCATCATCCTGATATGGTGGAGGGCATAGTGCTGATCAACATTAACCCATGTGCCGAAGGGTGGATGGACTGGGCTGCTCACAAG ATTTCTGGATGGGCCCATGCTTTGCCAGATATGGTGATTACTCATCTGTTTGGAAAG GAGGAAATCCACAACAACCCAGGACTGATCCACACATACCGTCAACACATCACTAATGATATCAACCAGATCAACCTGCATCACTTTGTCAGGTCCTACAACAG CCGAAGAGATCTGGAGATCGAACGACCTGTCCATGGTGCAAATGCGAATGTGAAAACCTTAAA GTGTCCAGCCCTGCTGGTAGTGGGAGACAGTTCACCTGCTGTTGATGCTGTG gtTGAATGTAATTCAAAGTTGGACCCAACAAAGACTACGCTTCTGAAG ATGGCGGACTGTGGAGGGCTACCTCAGGTTGATCAG CCCGGCAAGCTTACAGAAGCCTTCAAATACTTCATCCAGGGCATGGGCTACA tgCCCTCAGCCAGTATGACCAGGTTGGTGAGGTCACGCACTGCCTCCGGCTCCAGCGTCACCTCCCTCGAGGGCAACCGCAGCCGCGCCCACACCGGCGAGGGCAACCGCAGCCGCGCCCACACCGGCGAGGGGAACCGCAGCCGAGCGCACACCACCGAGGACAGCCGCAGCCGAGCACACACCGACACCCAGGTCGACTCCAACTCCGTGGACCAGGCTGTGCCCAAGTCCACTGAAGTGTCTTGTTAG